The sequence CGAACCAGGTGATGGCCCCGGAGTAGCCCAGTGCTAGCAGGGCAAGCTTGTTGCACACCGGGCATCCCACGGCGAACCATGCCAGCAGGCCCCCGGCGACACCGAGCCGGCTCGTGCGCTGTTCCGCAGTATCACTGCCGTCCTCCATCTTAACGCGGCTCGTCGAGGCGCCCGCGTCGGTGGTGTCGACGCGCCCGCGCACGTAGGTGGCCACGAGCATCCCGGACAGTACGGAGGTGATGACCCACACCGGATAATTCCACCAGACAGGCGGGATCTCGCGGGTGAAGAACGAGTTCGGGATCAGCACCGTGGCCACTCCCAGCACGACCCCCACCAGCAGTGCCGCCGCCACCGCGACCAACACCTGCCGCGTGGTCCAGGTGCGCAGGGACTTTACTGCCTCGGTGATGGACCGGGTCGCGAATGTCGGTTGGCGCGGTGCAGACCTCATGGCTCCATTCTGCCCGAGGATGACTATGAATCATAGTCGACTATGTAAAGTAGTCGACCGTGACGTCTGAGATTCAGCGACGAAAGGGTCGGCGAGACATGAGCACGGGGAATGATTCGAGGAAGAAGCGCACCTGGGTGGTGCCCGCCGTCCTGGTGGCCGTCGCGGTCCTGTTGGTCGGGACGGTGATCGTGTCCGCCCTGGGCGGTACGGGCTCTACCGGTGCCGCCGAGCCGTCGGCCCCGGCGGAGCCCGCGCCGACCCGAGTGGAGGGCCTGCAGCTCTCCGAGGCCGAACGCCACGACCCCGAGGATCTGCTCGCGGCCGGCCCGGTGGACGCGCCGGTGACGCTCGTGGTCTTCTCGGACTACCAGTGCCCGTTCTGCGCCCGGTGGAGCGAGGAGACCCTGCCGCTGATGATGGAACACGTGGACGCCGGTGACCTGCGGATCGAATGGCGCGACGTCAACGTCTTCGGTCCGGCCTCCGAGCGGGCCGCGCGCGCCTCCTATGCGGCCGCACGACAGGGCGCCTTCTGGGAGTACCACGATGCCCTGTTCGAGGGCGGGCACAAGCGCTCCGAGGCGCAGCTGAGCGAGGAGGCGCTGACCGCCCTGGCCGAGGAGCTCGGGTTGGATCCCGACCAGTTCTCCGAGGACATGGCCTCAGAGCAGACGGCCGAGCAGATCGCCACCAATGAACAGCTGGGGCTGGGGTTGGGCGCCTACTCGACCCCGATGTTCGTGCTGGGAGGCCAACCCATCGTCGGCGCCCAGCCCTCGCCGGTGTTCCAGGAGGCCTTCGACCAGGCCCTGGCCGCGGCGGAGTGAGGCCGTATGGACATCGGATTGCTCAGTGCCTTCCTGGGCGGGGTCCTGGCCCTGCTCAGCCCGTGCGCGGCCCTGTTGATGCCGGCGTTCTTCGCCTCCACCGTGGGGGCCGGGCCCCGGCTGCTCGCCCATGGGGCGGTCTTCTATGCCGGCCTGCTGCTGGTGCTGGTGCCCCTGGGGATCGGGGCGGGCGCCATCGGCGCGCTCTTCGTCACGCACCGCGAGGTGATCGTGGTCAGTGCCTCGGTGCTGCTGGTCCTGCTGGGACTCGTCCAGCTGCTCGGGTTCGGTTTTGACCCGTCCCGGCTGTTGCCCGGCGCGGCCAATCTGCAAGAGCGGGCGACCACGGCCACCGGATGGGCCAAGACGCTGCTGCTGGGCGCCGCCAGCGGCGTCGCCGGGTTCTGCGCCGGCCCGATCCTCGGTGCGGTGCTGACCCTGGCCGCCACCCGGGGTGACATGGTCTCCGCGGCGGGGCTGCTGGCCGTGTACGGGGCCGGCATGGTGGCCCCGTTGCTGCTGATCGCCGCGCTCTGGAGCCGGCTGGGCACCCGGGGACGGCGCCTGCTGCGCGGCAGGGCCTTCACCGTCTTCGGACGCCAATGGCACTCCACCTCGGTGGTCACGGGACTGGTCCTCATCGCTGTCGGCGTCCTGTTTTGGACCACCAACGGCCTGGTCACCGCGCCGGAACTTCTGCCCCTGGATGCCCAGGCCTGGTTACAGGAGCGTTCGGCGGTCCTGGCCAATCCGGTCGTGGACATCCTTGCCATCCTGGTCCTCGCCTCCGTGGTGCTCATCCTGTGGACGCGGCGACGACGGCGCGACCGGTCCACGGCAGGCGTCCACCGGGTGGGATCGTGAGCCGAGGACCACACATCCTGGCCATCCTCAC comes from Citricoccus muralis and encodes:
- a CDS encoding cytochrome c biogenesis CcdA family protein, coding for MDIGLLSAFLGGVLALLSPCAALLMPAFFASTVGAGPRLLAHGAVFYAGLLLVLVPLGIGAGAIGALFVTHREVIVVSASVLLVLLGLVQLLGFGFDPSRLLPGAANLQERATTATGWAKTLLLGAASGVAGFCAGPILGAVLTLAATRGDMVSAAGLLAVYGAGMVAPLLLIAALWSRLGTRGRRLLRGRAFTVFGRQWHSTSVVTGLVLIAVGVLFWTTNGLVTAPELLPLDAQAWLQERSAVLANPVVDILAILVLASVVLILWTRRRRRDRSTAGVHRVGS
- a CDS encoding DsbA family protein, translated to MSTGNDSRKKRTWVVPAVLVAVAVLLVGTVIVSALGGTGSTGAAEPSAPAEPAPTRVEGLQLSEAERHDPEDLLAAGPVDAPVTLVVFSDYQCPFCARWSEETLPLMMEHVDAGDLRIEWRDVNVFGPASERAARASYAAARQGAFWEYHDALFEGGHKRSEAQLSEEALTALAEELGLDPDQFSEDMASEQTAEQIATNEQLGLGLGAYSTPMFVLGGQPIVGAQPSPVFQEAFDQALAAAE